Proteins found in one Vicia villosa cultivar HV-30 ecotype Madison, WI unplaced genomic scaffold, Vvil1.0 ctg.001202F_1_1_3, whole genome shotgun sequence genomic segment:
- the LOC131634005 gene encoding jasmonate-induced oxygenase 2-like yields the protein MQNTQNMGDMHSAYILSTKHRPNFSTFVEVDEIPIIDFSQTSQENLMLEICKACEEWGFFHLINHGVSSELISKVANETKIFFQLSMEEKKKLKRDAINATGYHDAEHTNLTRDWKEVYDCFIKDGIQVPCTDDPNDLDLWTLKNQWPQSLPHFRKTMEEYGGKLEKLCFKLLELISLSLGLAGDKFLDCFKNQLSHVRLNYYPTCHFPELTLGIGPHKDPCVMTIIAQDDIGGLQVKKNSVGWVPIKPIPGALVVNLGDVFQVWSNDKYDSAIHRVVLNSQKERFSYPFFFFPGHHITVQPAEELVSEQNPAKYKPYNFGKYYANRTHHDFNKKEVAAKEIHHFKILD from the exons ATGCAAAACACTCAAAATATGGGAGACATGCATTCAGCTTACATACTATCTACAAAACACCGTCCCAACTTCTCTACATTTGTGGAAGTCGATGAAATTCCCATCATCGACTTCTCACAAACTAGCCAAGAAAATCTCATGTTAGAGATTTGCAAGGCATGTGAAGAGTGGggattttttcatttaattaatcaTGGAGTTTCCTCTGAACTTATTAGTAAGGTTGCGAATGAGACCAAAATTTTTTTTCAGCTAAGTATGGAggaaaaaaagaaactaaaaagaGATGCAATCAATGCAACAGGGTATCATGATGCTGAGCATACTAATCTTACAAGGGATTGGAAAGAGGTTTATGATTGTTTTATTAAAGATGGAATACAAGTCCCTTGTACTGATGATCCAAATGACTTGGACCTATGGACTCTAAAAAATCAATGGCCTCAATCCCTTCCACATTTTAG AAAAACAATGGAGGAATATGGTGGGAAATTAGAAAAGCTATGTTTCAAGTTGTTGGAGTTAATTTCATTGAGCTTAGGCTTAGCTGGTGACAAGTTCCTTGATTGCTTCAAGAATCAACTAAGCCATGTGAGGCTCAATTACTATCCTACATGCCATTTCCCTGAATTGACACTTGGAATTGGTCCTCACAAGGATCCTTGTGTCATGACTATTATTGCACAAGATGATATTGGAGGTTTACAAGTTAAGAAAAATTCAGTTGGTTGGGTTCCTATTAAACCTATTCCTGGTGCATTGGTTGTCAATCTGGGTGATGTTTTTCAGGTTTGGAGTAATGACAAGTATGACAGTGCAATACACAGAGTTGTATTAAACTCACAGAAAGAAAGATTCTCTTATCCATTCTTCTTTTTTCCAGGTCACCATATTACGGTGCAACCTGCAGAAGAGCTAGTGAGTGAGCAAAATCCTGCAAAATACAAACC